One window of the Primulina eburnea isolate SZY01 chromosome 18, ASM2296580v1, whole genome shotgun sequence genome contains the following:
- the LOC140819212 gene encoding uncharacterized protein — protein sequence MNELEIGRGLNQICNLQRAADTQWSSHFRSLSSLIKMFSAACTVLLKVMEDGLPSQRAEAMSVYDEMNSFDFLFILHLMNEIMEITDVLCQILQSKSQYILNAMELVSSTKTLIQELRDDLLEKVKSFCVARNIDVPDFSAQYVDRRGRARRHQGNFTIEHHYRVNFFYATIDSQLQEINVRFSEDAIELLILSSALNPQNASDSLRYMDICKLVEKFYTQDFTSEEKERLEMQLKHYEHNVVKGSHYKSLSTISELCQWLVKTKKAATYDLVFRVIVLVLTLPVSTATTERSFSAMNIVKTTLRSKMEDDFLSDVLMIFIEREIAKNILQE from the exons ATGAATGAACTCGAGATAGGGCGTGGACTTAATCAGATATGTAATTTACAACGAGCAGCTGATACACAATGGAGTTCTCATTTTAGATCATTATCGAGCTTGATCAAGATGTTTAGTGCAGCATGTACTGTATTGCTCAAAGTTATGGAAGATGGACTTCCTTCCCAAAGAGCAGAAGCAATGTCTGTTTATGATGAAATGAATTCATTTGATTTTTTATTCATATTGCATCTAATGAACGAGATTATGGAGATCACAGATGTGCTTTGTCAGATATTGCAAAGTAAGTCTCAATATATTTTGAATGCAATGGAGCTAGTTTCATCTACAAAAACATTAATTCAAGAGCTAAGGGATGATTTGCTTGAAAAAGTGAAGTCTTTTTGTGTGGCTCGTAACATTGATGTTCCTGATTTTAGTGCTCAGTATGTTGATAGGCGAGGTCGAGCCCGTCGTCATCAAGGCAATTTCACCATTGAGCATCATTATAGGGTAAACTTTTTTTATGCCACTATAGATTCACAACTGCAAGAAATTAATGTGCGTTTTAGTGAAGATGCGATAGAGTTACTCATTCTTAGTTCTGCTTTAAATCCTCAAAATGCAAGCGATTCATTGAGATATATGGATATATGCAAACTGGTTGAAAAGTTTTATACACAAGATTTTACTAGTGAAGAAAAAGAACGGTTAGAGATGCAGTTGAAGCACTATGAGCATAATGTAGTCAAAGGGTCACACTACAAAAGTCTTTCAACCATTTCCGAGTTGTGTCAATGGTTGGTGAAGACTAAGAAAGCTGCTACATATGACCTTGTTTTTAGAGTGATCGTGCTTGTGCTGACTCTTCCAGTTTCTACCGCTACTACAGAACGGTCATTCTCAGCTATGAATATCGTCAAAACTACGCTTCGGAGCAAAATGGAGGATGATTTTCTCTCGGATGTATTGATGATATTTATTGAAAGAGAAATTGCtaaaaatattt TACAAGAATAA